In a single window of the Platichthys flesus chromosome 5, fPlaFle2.1, whole genome shotgun sequence genome:
- the LOC133953335 gene encoding transcription factor Sp6-like — protein sequence MAHPYEPWLRTAPPSGSSEDMNIPSWWDLHRDVQPGSWIDLQTGQGVGLPSVSPGSSMGLQPSLGPYGSDPQLCNLSSAQHAPASHSPHLYPQDGFKMEPMASEMLQQDPYSLEDPQETSVSARPKPQRRSSSRGAGQAQCRCPNCVHAEQLGQSTDDSRRKHMHNCHIPGCGKAYAKTSHLKAHLRWHSGDRPFVCNWLFCGKRFTRSDELQRHLQTHTGAKKFSCALCPRVFMRNDHLAKHMRTHESPPGHGEERVNGDGRMEKGFDASTPPQSSSNVSVSDTTEPPMKLKCETDPSVSSVTGQSS from the coding sequence ATGGCCCACCCTTACGAGCCCTGGTTACGGACAGCCCCACCTAGTGGCAGCTCAGAAGACATGAACATCCCCTCGTGGTGGGACCTCCACAGGGATGTCCAACCAGGCAGCTGGATAGACCTGCAGACGGGCCAGGGTGTAGGTTTGCCTTCAGTGAGTCCAGGGAGTTCCATGGGATTGCAGCCATCTTTAGGGCCCTATGGCTCTGACCCACAGCTGTGCAACCTGTCTTCAGCTCAACACGCTCCTGCCTCACACTCGCCTCACCTCTACCCCCAGGATGGCTTCAAGATGGAGCCAATGGCCTCTGAAATGCTGCAGCAAGACCCATATTCTCTTGAGGATCCGCAAGAGACATCTGTTTCTGCCCGTCCCAAGCCCCAGCGCCGCTCCTCTTCAAGAGGCGCCGGTCAGGCCCAGTGTCGTTGCCCTAACTGCGTCCATGCCGAGCAGCTGGGCCAGAGCACTGATGACAGCAGAAGGAAGCACATGCACAACTGCCACATCCCCGGCTGCGGAAAAGCCTATGCTAAGACCTCCCATTTGAAGGCACACCTACGATGGCACAGCGGAGACCGGCCGTTTGTCTGCAACTGGCTCTTCTGTGGCAAGAGATTCACACGCTCTGATGAACTCCAGCgccacctgcagacacacacgggAGCCAAGAAGTTCAGCTGTGCATTATGCCCCAGAGTCTTTATGCGCAACGACCACCTGGCCAAGCACATGCGCACACACGAGTCCCCGCCAGGACACGGGGAGGAGAGGGTAAACGGAGATGGCAGGATGGAGAAGGGCTTTGATGCATCCACTCCCCCTCAGTCATCCTCAAACGTGTCTGTGTCTGACACCACAGAGCCTCCGATGAAGCTGAAATGTGAGACAGACCCATCAGTCTCCAGTGTGACAGGGCAGTCCAGCTAA
- the cwc25 gene encoding pre-mRNA-splicing factor CWC25 homolog, with the protein MGGGDLNLKKSWHPQTMKNIERVWKAEQKHEAEVKKMEELQKELKEERSREEMTKYAEQSGAIKKKDDRLDWMYQGPAGQVSRDEYLLGRSIDKQVTDQYEEPESGPSAETGLLPGSIFNLTTTASNLDLAAKIREDPLFEIRKREEEKKREVLTNPVKMRKIKEMLRQNLDKKDKKKKRKKDKKEKKGDKERRKEKKHKRRSSNSSSDEEDEKKHRSHARDDSSSNTKHRSLPPPGYGLLLHAGRHHQSSAPSNHSRRDRSRSQSPHRSSRDSHSHSSSSHRSDRKLEPKASSPQTKSYRRQTNHVSKKLSAEELERKRLEMMNEAKQRDEDRENNLKRYEKQEEQERQLEKSVKHERHAGFIHDMKLESAASSSLEDRVRRNIHSIQRTPASMGNFLKR; encoded by the exons ATGGGGGGAGGCGACCTG AATCTGAAAAAGAGCTGGCATCCCCAGACTATGAAAAACATTGAGCGTGTTTGGAAAGCAGAGCAGAAGCATGAGGCTGAAGTcaagaagatggaggagctcCAGAAAGAGCTGAAAGAGGAAAGATCCCGAGAAGAAATGACCAAATATGCAGAGCAAAGTGGTGCCATCAA AAAGAAGGATGATCGCTTGGACTGGATGTACCAGGGCCCTGCTGGTCAGGTGTCCAGAGATGAGTATCTGCTGGGACGTTCCATCGACAAGCAGGTCACCGACCAATACGAGGAGCCAGAGAGCGGTCCATCAGCTGAGACCGGCCTCCTACCTGGGTCCATCTTCAACTTAACCACCACTGCCTCCAACCTGGACCTGGCTGCCAAGATCAGGGAAGACCCCCTCTTTGAAATCAG GAAacgtgaagaagaaaagaaaagggaagtcTTGACTAATCCtgtgaagatgaggaagatcAAAGAAATG TTACGCCAGAATCTGGacaagaaagacaagaaaaagaagaggaagaaggacaaaaaggagaagaaaggagacaaagagaggagaaaggagaagaagcACAAGAGAAGGAGTTCAAATTCAAGctctgatgaggaggatgagaaaaAGCACAG ATCACACGCACGAGATGACTCTTCATCAAACACAAAGCATcgttcccttcctcctccaggctACGGTCTACTG CTCCATGCTGGCAGACATCACCAGTCCTCAGCTCCCTCCAATCACTCGCGCCGTGACAGGAGCCGGTCCCAATCACCTCACAGGAGCTCCAGGGACAGTCACTcgcactcctcttcttcacacagaAGCGACAGGAAGTTGGAGCCCAAAGCTTCCAGCCCACAGACGAAGAGTTATCGCAGACAGACAAACCACGTGTCTAA GAAGCTCTCTGCAGAAGAACTAGAGCGAAAGAGGCTGGAGATGATGAACGAGGCCAAGCAGAgggatgaggacagagagaatAATCTGAAGAGATACGAGAAGCAAGAGGAGCAGGAACGGCAGCTGGAGAAAAGCGTCAAGCATGAGCGCCATGCTGGCTTCATCCA TGACATGAAGTTGGAAAGCGCTGCCAGCTCTTCTTTAGAAGACAGGGTGAGGAGGAATATCCATTCCATTCAGAGGACCCCAGCCTCCATGGGTAACTTCCTGAAGAGATGA
- the psmb3 gene encoding proteasome subunit beta type-3 — protein sequence MSIMSYNGGAVMAMRGKNCVAIAADRRFGIQAQMVTTDFQKIFPMGDRLHIGLAGLATDVQTVSQRLKFRLNLYELKEGRQIKPKTFMSMVSNLLYEKRFGPYYIEPVIAGLDPKTFEPFICSLDLIGCPMVTEDFVVSGTCSEQMYGMCESLWEPDMTPEDLFETISQAMLNAVDRDAVSGMGVVVNVIEKDKITTRTLKARMD from the exons ATG TCTATTATGTCCTACAATGGAGGGGCTGTCATGGCCATGCGGGGGAAGAACTGCGTGGCGATAGCAGCGGACCGAAGATTTGGCATTCAGGCTCAGATGGTCACCACAGATTTCCAGAAGATCTTTCCCATGGGAGACAGGCTGCACATTGGGCTGGCTGGACTGGCCACTGATGTTCAGACAGT ATCCCAGAGGCTAAAATTCAGACTGAACCTGTATGAACTGAAGGAGGGTCGCCAGATCAAGCCCAAGACCTTCATGAGCATGGTGTCCAACCTGCTGTATGAAAAGAG GTTTGGGCCGTACTACATCGAGCCTGTGATTGCTGGACTCGATCCCAAAACCTTTGAGCCATTCATCTGCTCCCTGGATCTGATTGGTTGCCCCATGGTGACAGAAGACTTTGTTGTGAGTGGCACCTGTTCGGAGCAGATGTACGGCATGTGTGAATCCTTGTGGGAGCCAGACATG ACACCAGAGGACCTGTTTGAGACCATCTCCCAGGCGATGCTGAATGCAGTTGACAGGGATGCCGTGTCCGGAATGGGAGTTGTTGTCAATGTCAT TGAGAAAGACAAGATCACCACACGAACCCTGAAGGCCAGGATGGACTAg